The following are encoded in a window of Deltaproteobacteria bacterium genomic DNA:
- a CDS encoding acyl-CoA dehydrogenase: protein MANLLIDERDQRFFLFEMLEIEKLCESERYADFSSDVLTMILNEAQKFATDELFPVLVESDREGCILEGGEITVPKVFHRLYKLYCEGGWNSMSQSPETGGQGLPFIMSIAAKEWFIHNLGFLVLGFLGEGAAHLIDTYGTEEQKKKYMEKMVTGEWSGTMCLTEPNAGSDVGNLSTKAFRQPDGTFRIQGTKSFITGLDQDLTENIIHPVLARIEGDPPGTKGISIFIVPKFLVNDDGTLGGRNDYEIAKIEEKMGFHGAPTGTINFGDNGECYGELLGEERQGMKVMFQMMNEARIGTGLQGVGSGSMAYLHALQYAKERYQGSDIMEFKNPEAP from the coding sequence ATGGCTAACCTGCTTATTGATGAAAGAGACCAGCGCTTTTTTCTTTTTGAAATGCTGGAAATAGAAAAACTGTGTGAATCCGAGCGATATGCCGATTTTTCGAGCGATGTCCTTACCATGATCCTGAACGAAGCGCAGAAATTTGCGACAGATGAGCTCTTCCCGGTCCTGGTTGAATCGGACAGAGAGGGCTGTATCCTCGAAGGGGGCGAAATAACCGTACCCAAAGTGTTTCACCGTCTTTACAAACTGTACTGTGAGGGCGGGTGGAATTCCATGAGCCAATCCCCGGAAACGGGGGGGCAGGGGTTGCCCTTTATCATGTCCATCGCCGCCAAGGAATGGTTCATTCACAACCTCGGTTTTCTCGTTCTCGGTTTTCTCGGCGAGGGAGCGGCCCATCTCATCGACACGTACGGTACGGAGGAACAGAAGAAAAAATATATGGAGAAAATGGTCACCGGCGAGTGGAGCGGGACCATGTGTCTCACCGAGCCGAACGCGGGGTCCGACGTGGGGAACCTCAGCACCAAGGCGTTCCGGCAGCCTGACGGGACTTTCAGGATACAGGGAACGAAATCGTTCATCACCGGTCTCGACCAGGACCTTACGGAGAACATCATCCATCCCGTCCTGGCCCGCATCGAGGGTGACCCGCCCGGGACGAAGGGCATCTCCATTTTCATCGTCCCCAAGTTTCTCGTGAACGATGACGGGACGCTGGGCGGGCGCAACGATTATGAAATTGCAAAGATCGAGGAAAAAATGGGGTTCCACGGGGCCCCCACGGGAACGATAAATTTCGGTGACAACGGCGAATGTTACGGAGAGCTTCTCGGTGAGGAGCGGCAGGGCATGAAGGTCATGTTCCAGATGATGAACGAGGCCCGGATCGGAACGGGCCTGCAGGGTGTCGGCTCGGGCTCCATGGCCTACCTGCACGCCCTGCAGTACGCCAAGGAACGGTATCAGGGTTCCGACATCATGGAGTTCAAGAACCCCGAGGCGCC